The stretch of DNA AATTAGGGGTGTCTTTTAGTTGTATAAAAATAACTTGTTCCGTTAAGGAATATAATTGAACATAATCTGCATCATTATTGATTTCTGCTCGAATATCATCAACTCCAATAATTGATAGATAAAGTTTATCTGTAGCACCTAATTTTAATGGTTTGATAGTATCTGTTTCGTTCGGATCAGTTCCTTTTTCCTTTATATTAATATTCCCTGCAGTTCCTCTTTGAGGGGTTGGGAGGCAAGAATAGTACATTTCACCACCATATAATTTACCATATTGATGTTTTTGAGGTACTTGAAATCGAATGGTAGAATCAACTTTAGGTGTAGGTAATAAAGAAGCATTTTCTTCTACAAAAAGGGAAGAAGAATTAGAAGGTTGATAGAGTTTTAATCCTTTTGCTAAGTCAAATTTAAGGGGTTGGGTACTATTACTACAGTTAACATATAGATATGTTTTACCTGCATCTTTATTAGAATGGAGTAATACCGTGTTAAAGCATTCTGTTGTTGCCATAATAATTTATTATTTATGTGTTTAGTGCTTACTCTATTTTAGGCTTTTCAGCAATCGCCTTATAGTAGAACAATTTTATCCTCTTTTAATACAATTGGTAATACAATTTAAGGAACCTCTTCCGTGAATTAGGGGAATATAATTGTTTTGTAATAAGCAAACTTCAAACCCTAAATCTGTCCAAATTTTCTGATTTTGGTGATCATATTTTGATAAATTAGACCAATCGCCATAGCCAACGTCACTTGTTGGTATATCCATCTGTTTAGCAAATGTTGAGCGTTCAGAATAGGGCATAGTATACTCAGAATAATCTGCATTAGAACCACCATAAGATGGAAGCCAAACTTTTTTAGAGGTTGTTTGCTTATATTTATTTTCTATAATTTCAACCAAACAATTATTATAGGTTGCCCACATCCAGTTTCTTTCTCTATTTTTATTATCCTCATAAATGAGAACTAAAGGATTCCTGACAATTTTAAATTTTATATTTGGTGTGTTAAGTAATTGATCAATAATAGAATTAATAGAGGAACTAATTTGAGAAAACCAATGGTAGAATCGTTTAATTTCAGAGTTATTTATATCCATTGGTAAATCGACTCCTAAAGTAGGTTCACCTACTACCAATATGTATTCTCCTTTTTTATTGAATCCAGCTAAGGATATAAACATATCAATGTGAAAGAGGGGTTGCATAGATTGTTTGGAGTTAGGAGGAATCTTGTTAGTGACGTTATTAAAAATGAATTCTTTTGGAAGATTATCTATTGGAATTCTAGATTTTAAAAATATGGGAGTAATTCCAAACCATGTTTCATATGATGTTGTGTAATCTAAGCCGTTTTGATATTGAGAATCTGCTCCCATCAATATAAAACCACTACCAACTAACATGTTTCCTCCTTGAAAAGGGAGTGGGCTGTCACGAAGAATTAAGTGATCTTCGGAAGGCGAATTGGATCCAAAGTATTTTTTTAAAATAGAATTTAGCGCTACTGTTGAAGAATATAGATAGGTAGAGCTAGAAACTAAACAAGTGATAGGTGGATGATTAGGTTTAGTATAGATAACAGGATAAAAAAGATCTTGTATCCAGTGGCTAATTTCATGGGAAGGTTTGGTGATCTCTACGGGATAGATTCTATTGTTATTATAAGGAATTCTTGGAACAATTCCATCCTGATTAAATTCATTCTCATGATAAATGACAATTATTTTTTCAACGGTATCCATTTTTTGTACAAGTTCCTTGAATATTTCCCAATAGTTATAATTTTTAGTTTTTCCATCTTTAGGGAATACCAAAAGTAATGTTTTGATTTTACCATGGGCAGAAGAAATTATTTGGGGTTTGCCTGGAGGTAAGCCATATTTCAATGATTTATCTCTTATTCCAAAATCATTGTTTTTATCACTTCCTTTTAAAAATGGAGGTAATATTTTCAATTCCATAATGTGTATTTTTTAAGGGGTTAAAACAACTCATGCATGCTTAATTTTAATTGAATAACATCATTGGACAAAGCAATAGAAAGCGGATGATGAGTGGTTGGTAAATCAATCGTTTGGTTTAGGATTATACAATGGGGAGATTGGAGCTTTTTGAATATTTTTTGAGCTTGATGAATAATTTGTTGACTTTCGAATGGGAATGTTGAAGGCATTGAATCTTTGGTTTGAAACGCTTTGCTTATTTCTTGTAAAACGGATGAAAGCTTAGGCGACTCATCGTTTAATTCAACTAGAAAAAATAGAAAATGCAATTTTTCTTTAGGTACTTGAGCGAAAGGATAATTCAATCGAAATTTTTTTAGAATCCTTTCATTGTTTTTTTCAATAAAAGTAATATATTTTGAAATAGAATTTTTAGTGTTCGGAACAATAAGCAACTGATTGTTACTTGTGTCAAAGGCAATGGTTAGCAAAAAAAGCATTGAAGCAGGATTGTAAAAGTGCGGAAAATTGGAAGCGATCTTTTGCTTTAACCGCAATTCATTAACCCTAATTTGATATAAGTATTTTTTTTGCATATTGATACAAGGTTTATAACTTCTGTTCTTAATTCAAAGGTAATTGAGATAGAAGAAGATAGAAAACCAACTTTTTAAAAAATGTAAATTCCCATTTTTACAAGGCTTAGAGCAGGTTTAAATTTTATGTTCTTCAAAACCAACGGTTTTTACAAAAATGATTTGATTTTGGTGCCTAGTAAAGCTCTTTTTTAGGCTGATAGCAGCATTATCAAGGCTCAAAAGCATTACAGCTTGAAGATAGAATTTAAACATGCCCTTAATCCAAGAATCGTCCTAAACTAAACTAAATGGCTTCCTCCCTCGAATTGTTTGACTTGATTAAATCATTAACCAGTAATGAAAAACGACATTTTAGATTAATAACAGAACTGCAAACAGGCAAAAAAAACTATGTCCGTTTATTTGAAGAGATGGATGCCTTGGAGGTCTATGATAAGCAGCAGATCATTGCTAATTTGAAAGGAAATAAGTTTCTGAAAAGTCTGCACGTAACCGAAAATTATCTCTATCAGCGCATTATGGAAAGTTTGAGAACGTTTCATGCCGATCATTCCATCATGGCAAAATTGTACAACCTACTCTTAGATGCCGAACTGCTAAAAGGAAGGGGCTTTTACAAGTTGTCTATGGAGGTCTTGAATAGAGCTGAGAAGTTGGCAAAAAAGCAGTGCAAAAACTTTCTACTGACAGAAATTGCCACTAAAAAAATAGAACTTATTGTAGCAGATAGGGATCGATTATTGTTGGAGCAATTGGACGACTTGTATCAACAAACTCAACAGAACCATCAGCAATTAGAAGAAGAAAGCCTTTATATTTATTGGCACCATTGGTTTGTCTTGGTATTTAGGAAATGGCGGCACCCCAAAGATCCTCAAATTATACAAAGAATGGAAGAAGGCTATCAATTGGTTCAAGCTCAAGCTTTTCCTCAGCATGGAACCTTCCAAGCTCAATATTATTATTATACCATACAGAGTATTTATTGGCAAATAAAAAAGGATTACCTAAAAGGAAATGCTATTCATGCCAAAATATTGGAGGTGTGGGAAGCCAACCCTAGCATTATCAAAGAAAAGTTATCGGTTTATATGGCTCGTTTGGCAAACTATATCAACAATAGCCTTACTTGTCAAAAGTATGAATTGGTAGCTGTTTTGATCCAAAAAATGGAAGGACTAAAAACGACAAGTTTTGATGAAGCAGGGGAGCAATTTCAGAATGTTTATTTTTATAAGCAATTGTATTATTTAAATGCCAAACAGTTGGAGGCTGCTAAGGATTTGATTCCCTTAATTGAAAAGGGAGTGAAAAAATATGCAGCCAAAGTTAATCCTGCTCGAAAATTAGCCTTGTATTATAACTCAACAACAACACTTTTTTTGCTGGAAGAATATGAGGCTGCTGCTGATTGGTTGAACAAAATTTTGGCTGTGTCCAGAACCCATGAACCCAGAAAAGATGTACAGCGATTTGCCCGTATTTTGCAATTGGCAATTTATTATAAATTATCTAGTTATGAGGTCTTAGAATATTTGTTTAGAAGCGTTTATCGAAACAAAAAACTAAAAGCCGAAATGCATGAATTTGAAAAAATTGTGCTGCATTATTTTAAGCAACTCATAAAGGGAACCGTCAGTGAAAAAGCCGAAAAAACACTTTTTCAAGCATTTAGAGCAGCATTAGAAAACCTAAGTCCTATAGAAAAGAATACAACGGGATTTGAAGAATTTTTAATTTGGGTAAATGCAATGTGTTGACCCTTTAAACTACCAATCGGTTTGGCGTTCCCAAGAATTTTGTCCCATAACATCTTCCAAAATAGAAAGATAACTTTGATAGCGAAGAATGCTAATAGCACCAGATTCCACCGCATCTTTAACGGCACAATTGGGTTCGTTGACATGCATGCAATTGCCGTATTTGCAATGCTCTGAAGTATCAAAAATCTCTCTAAAATTATGCGCTACATCAACAGGATCCATATTGATAAAGCCCATTTCTTTGATGCCAGGAGTATCTATAATTAATCCTCCTGTTTCTAATTCATACATTTGTGCAAAAGTGGTGGTATGCATACCTTTTCCTGAATAGTCAGATACCTCCTGCGTGTCTAATTCCAAGCCTGCTTGAATGGCATTAACCAAAGAAGATTTACCAACTCCAGAATGCCCAGAAAGCAATGTTTTTTTGTTTTGCAATAGGGCTTTTAATTGATCAATACCATCTCCTGTTTGTGCAGATACTAAAATAGTTGGATAGCCAATTTCCCCATACATCTGTGCCAATCCTTTTTGAATGGCAATATCATCTTCCGTATAAATATCAGATTTATTAACAATGATATAGGTTGGGATATTGTGCGATTCGGTGGTCAACAAAAAGCGATCGATAAACCCTGGTTTTAGCATAGGGTCTTGAATGGTCACAATAATAAAGGCTTGATCAATATTCGCAGCAATTAAATGCATATAATGCTTTCGTCGAGTAGATTGCCGCAAGACATAATTTTGTCTAGGAAATAGTTTGGAAATCATACCTGTATCTAAACCTTTCTCCTGATCTACCCACACCTTATCGCCAACAGCAATAGGGTTGGTAAGCTTAATCTTTCCTAATCTAAACTTACCTTTTATGCGACAATTCATCAATCGTCCATCTTCCAGTTTGACAATATACCACTTGCCAGTTGATTTTGTTACTATTCCTTCCAATCTAAATCATTTATTAAAAATCACGAATTACCTCTTTAGACAGCCTAACACCAGAAAGACTTATAATCGTTCCCTTAAATAGCAGGTAAAATAAATTTCTTTCATTTTTACAATGCATTAGTTCGTTTCACGCATGCGCTCGCTCTGCTTGGTTTTGTTGGCTGGAGACTGCTTAGTGTTTGATGGCAATGTTACCAAAATGAGAGCAGACAATATTGTGCAGCAACGAACAAAACAAACAAAGGACTTGCTTAAAAATCCCTTACACACTACTAAGGTACGCTTATTTGTTAATATTAGCAGTATATCGCCCAGTAGTCCCTTATTTTTTTGACTTTTTTACAGAAAATTGGAGAAGGGAACAAGTTGTTTTGTTGGTTCATTAGTGCTTTACCCTTATTTTGGTATCAAGGAACCTAAGGAGAATAACCGACTTAAGATAACTTTTTGGTAGAGGCTTGTTTTGGGATAATAGATTGAATTAAGAATTCTTTAAATATTTAGCCAACTTCTTTTTCTTTTTTTTAGACAAAAGCACTACATTTAAGAAGTCCTATCTTATACATAAATTTATAGCTAGAAATAAATAATCAATTAATTGATAGATTGTTGTAGTTGTAAGTTGATGATTCATAATTAACTAAAGCACCTAATAAATTTTTCTTTCATGCAAAAGCAGACTGTTTACGTATTCTTTTCGGAAGCGAACTCAATTGAGGCGAACCAAATTATAACAGATTTAAAGAAGGCAAATGTCAATTGTATTATTGATTTGCCAACGGTCGAGAAGGTAGAACACATAACTCAAAATAAAGAGGCAACAGGACTTCTTCTTGTAAGTGACAATTATTTAAAATCTATTGATGAAACACGACATTTGGATCAATTGTTAGCGGAAGAATACACCGACCAGTTAATTCCTATTTTAACACACGGTCGCCGCCCCAAAAATGGTGCTGTTGACCAAGTAGAAGTTTATCCTACCCAGATCCAAACGCTTAATAACGTCATGTATTATCGTGATTTTTGGTATGAGGAATGGATTGCTTTGCGCAAAAAATCTAAAAATGCGACGAGTGAAGAAAGAGAGGAGTTAGACGAACTAAAAGAGATTGCTAAAAAAATGTCTGTTGGTAGTATTTCTACTTTCATTCGAAAGATCAATAATATTCCCACTGTTGATTGGGATGATTTCTGTGCAAATGATTATCAAGTGTTTTTTGATAAAACGGGATTGGACAAAACTGCTTTGAAAGAACAGGAAGAAAATGTCGTTGAAAATGAGTTTGTTGATGAAACGCCTCAGGAAGAAATAAGCAAAGAGTTGGAAACACCTACTGTTGAACAAGAGGAAGTGGTTGTAGCAGCTGCGCCTATCGTAGGAACGGAAGAAAACAAAGAAGAGCAAGAAGAAATACCTGCTATAGAGGAAGAAATTGATGAGGAAATTCTTGAAGAAATTGAAGAAGAAGTAACCGCTTTTGTAGAGGAAACGAATACTATTGAAGAAGAACTATCTGAAGAAGAAGAACCTTTAGAATTGGAAGAAGCTGTTGTTGCTGAAATGTTAGAAGAAGTGGTCGAGCAGGAAGAAGAACAAGAGGCAATAGTGGAGCAAGAGGAAGAGGCTCCTTTTAGTTTGGAGGGACTAGAGAATTTAGAGGAAGTAGATGCAGATGCCATTTTGGAACAATATACCATTGATGAAGTAGAAGATGTTGACATCTTGTTTCATATTGCAGAGAGCCAAGCAGAGGACGGTGAGTTTGATGAAGCTAGACATTGTTACGAACGTATTCTAAAAATAGATCCTTATAATGGACGTGCTTTGATTTGGTTGGCTCGTTTGCTGACTCGTCATTATGAGGATGAAATCTTAGAAGCGGCGCAGATGTATCGCAAAGCAATTATGGTGAACGATGAAAATGCAGGGTTGTATTATGAATATGCTTTGGTTCAAAAAGATCATTTTCAGGCTTATAATAAGGCGAGCGACTCTTTTAGAGAGGCTTTGTTGATTGACTCTTCTTACGAAGATGCTTATTTGGGCTTGGCGCAATGCCAGCGAGAAATGGGCATGCTTGACCAAGCAAAAGCAAATTATCTGCAAGCCTGTGTTTTGGACGCTCCTAGATTTCAAACCACAGAAAACGACGACTATTTTGGTGTGATTCGAATGGTAGAAGCAGTCGAAGAAGAGGAAATTGACGCTACGGTCTTAGAGGAGCGTGAATATCCTGCTAGCCCAAATGCCAATACTGTTGTTATGGTAACAGGAGCAAGCTCAGGTATAGGTCGAGCTATTGCTGGTCAGTTTATTATGGGAGGGTATAAGGTCATTATAACAGGACGTAGAACCGAACGATTGAATGATTTTAAAGAGATGATGGAAGAGCATTTGGAAGAAGCGCAAATTCATACCTTATCGTTTGATGTGGGCGATTTGGATGCTGTCAAAGCGGCTGTGGATAGCCTTCCTGAAGGTTGGGCAGATATTGACATTTTGATTAATAATGCAGGTCTAGCAAAAGGTTTTGCTCCTGTGCATGAGGGGAATGTAGAGCATTGGGAAACAATGATTGATACCAATATCAAAGGCTTGTTGTACATGAGTAGAGTCATAACCCCTGAAATGGTAAAACGCCAAAAAGGGCATGTGATTAATTTAGGTTCTGTAGCTGGCACACAAGTATATGCAGGTGGCGGCGTTTATTGTGCGACCAAAGCGGCTGTTGATTCATTGACTCGTTCTATGCGTTTGGATTTATACGAGCACAACATCAAGGTAACTTCTGTTAGCCCAGGGCATGTTGATGCTACAGAATTTGCTACTGTACGTTATGAGGATAGCGACAAAGCAAAAATTTATGAAGATTTCAAACCACTATCAGCAAAAGACGTTGCCGATACAGTTTATTATATAGCCACTCGTCCTGAGCATGTTAATATTCAAGATGTTTTGATGTTTGGAACACAACAAGCCTCTGTTAGAGATGTTAATAGAAGCGGTCGCAAAGAAGACTAATTAATTGCCAATTAGGCATTGGAATAAAGGTGTTTAGCTATTTTTAATGGTTAAACACTTTTTTATTTTATACGACATCCTTTATTCAATTCCGTATTAATAACACTTTTTGTACAAAGTATAGGAGTTTGAATTCCTTAGTATAAGGGAATAAAGGTATATTTGTAATCCCAATTTAACACTTTATAATAGCTTGTTGAAAATCTATATTTGATTGATAGATAGTTTTTTTTATTGTTTTGTGCCCAAAAAGGTACTGATAATGAGAGGCAAGCATTCATGCAACCGCAGGAGCGGTAGTTAGCGAACAAAAATATCTAATATAAAAATAAGGTTCTTTGATAATGCCATTCATTAACGATGGTAGCAATTAATTAGAGAACAAAAAAGATGAAACGTATGAATTTTAAATTAATCCTAAGTGCTTTATTGGTGACAAATGTCTGGATGACTGCAAAAGCTCAGTTACCTGTTGTACAAGCAAAAGGAGGGGAAGGAATTGCTATTGATTGGAATACAATGGCAGAAAAAGGAACGGCAGAAGATGGACTTGGTTTTTTTCATAATCCTTGTGCGCAAGGAACAACTCCTATGCATGTATCTTCTACACTCAAGGGACAAGGATCAAAAACGTATAAGCTGCAAAATTTAGCAGATGATAACCCAATGACGGCTTGGGTAGAAGGGGTCTTGGGCTATGGAATAGGAGAGTGGTTCGAAGTCAAAGCAATTACGGTCAATAGGATTTATAATGGCTATCAATCCAGTGCTAAAAATTGGAAAGATAATTCTAGAGTAAAACGATTTAAGGTCTATTTAGATGGTGCTCCAATTTGTTTTTTGGATTTAACGGATGAAATGGGAGCACAGCATTTTGAATTGCCTCATCGTCCTAATTGGGAGACAAAAGCGAATTTTAAATTTGAAATCGTGGAAGTGTACAAAGGAGATAAATGGGACGATGTTTGCATTTCTCATGTTGATCATGTGGCTTGTTGTTTTGCCCCAACTACCCAGATTAGTTTAGCGAACAATTGGAGTCAAGCGATTAATACAATAAAAGAAGGAACACCCTTGTTGGGGATAGATTTGAATACTGCCACGACCTTTGAGTCTAATGTTCAGCTGACAACCAATCAACGCCATTTAACCTTACTAGAAGTCGCAACAGCATCTCATGAGATTGCTATTACCCCAGACCATCCGCTTTATATTGAAGGGCGTGGCTTTATTTCCTTGGGGCAGTTGATGGTAGATCAAAATTATAAGGATTGGGATGCATTAGAACAGGCTGAACTTAACGTTATGGTTTATGACAAAGCGTTGGGAAAAACAAAATTTGAAAAAATTAATACCATCAAAAAAATAGAGGGTGATTTTGATACCTATACCATTCTTTCTATTGCTAAAGGAAGCACCTATATTGCCAATGGTTTTGTTAATAAAGTTTATTGATTTTTGTGTTGTCAATTGATTTAGAATGATAAATGAGCAGGCGTTTATTTGTCATTCTAAATTTTATAATTAAATAAAACGGATATTACAGTTGAAAAGAATTTTAATGTTAAATTAATTGATCTAATCATTCATTAAAATTACACTGAAATGAAAATACTAATACTTGTTTTAGCTTTATTGTTGCAAATTTCGAGCACAGCACAAATTCCTGCTTATTATAACAATGTGAACCTGAATGCAACAGGGCAAACGTTAAAAAATAACTTAGCAAACAAGGTCGTCCACTCTCAAACCAATA from Aureispira anguillae encodes:
- the rsgA gene encoding ribosome small subunit-dependent GTPase A produces the protein MEGIVTKSTGKWYIVKLEDGRLMNCRIKGKFRLGKIKLTNPIAVGDKVWVDQEKGLDTGMISKLFPRQNYVLRQSTRRKHYMHLIAANIDQAFIIVTIQDPMLKPGFIDRFLLTTESHNIPTYIIVNKSDIYTEDDIAIQKGLAQMYGEIGYPTILVSAQTGDGIDQLKALLQNKKTLLSGHSGVGKSSLVNAIQAGLELDTQEVSDYSGKGMHTTTFAQMYELETGGLIIDTPGIKEMGFINMDPVDVAHNFREIFDTSEHCKYGNCMHVNEPNCAVKDAVESGAISILRYQSYLSILEDVMGQNSWERQTDW
- a CDS encoding SDR family oxidoreductase, whose protein sequence is MQKQTVYVFFSEANSIEANQIITDLKKANVNCIIDLPTVEKVEHITQNKEATGLLLVSDNYLKSIDETRHLDQLLAEEYTDQLIPILTHGRRPKNGAVDQVEVYPTQIQTLNNVMYYRDFWYEEWIALRKKSKNATSEEREELDELKEIAKKMSVGSISTFIRKINNIPTVDWDDFCANDYQVFFDKTGLDKTALKEQEENVVENEFVDETPQEEISKELETPTVEQEEVVVAAAPIVGTEENKEEQEEIPAIEEEIDEEILEEIEEEVTAFVEETNTIEEELSEEEEPLELEEAVVAEMLEEVVEQEEEQEAIVEQEEEAPFSLEGLENLEEVDADAILEQYTIDEVEDVDILFHIAESQAEDGEFDEARHCYERILKIDPYNGRALIWLARLLTRHYEDEILEAAQMYRKAIMVNDENAGLYYEYALVQKDHFQAYNKASDSFREALLIDSSYEDAYLGLAQCQREMGMLDQAKANYLQACVLDAPRFQTTENDDYFGVIRMVEAVEEEEIDATVLEEREYPASPNANTVVMVTGASSGIGRAIAGQFIMGGYKVIITGRRTERLNDFKEMMEEHLEEAQIHTLSFDVGDLDAVKAAVDSLPEGWADIDILINNAGLAKGFAPVHEGNVEHWETMIDTNIKGLLYMSRVITPEMVKRQKGHVINLGSVAGTQVYAGGGVYCATKAAVDSLTRSMRLDLYEHNIKVTSVSPGHVDATEFATVRYEDSDKAKIYEDFKPLSAKDVADTVYYIATRPEHVNIQDVLMFGTQQASVRDVNRSGRKED
- a CDS encoding NADase-type glycan-binding domain-containing protein, with translation MNFKLILSALLVTNVWMTAKAQLPVVQAKGGEGIAIDWNTMAEKGTAEDGLGFFHNPCAQGTTPMHVSSTLKGQGSKTYKLQNLADDNPMTAWVEGVLGYGIGEWFEVKAITVNRIYNGYQSSAKNWKDNSRVKRFKVYLDGAPICFLDLTDEMGAQHFELPHRPNWETKANFKFEIVEVYKGDKWDDVCISHVDHVACCFAPTTQISLANNWSQAINTIKEGTPLLGIDLNTATTFESNVQLTTNQRHLTLLEVATASHEIAITPDHPLYIEGRGFISLGQLMVDQNYKDWDALEQAELNVMVYDKALGKTKFEKINTIKKIEGDFDTYTILSIAKGSTYIANGFVNKVY